From Sulfuracidifex tepidarius, one genomic window encodes:
- a CDS encoding aspartate aminotransferase family protein — translation MKSYSEATVGSLNLFNENKKVMPYGVSSNYRFFEPYPLYIKKGKGSRVWDVDGNEYVDYNLGFGVMEVGYGNERIVREVSKVIEEGTILGFEYYRTGELAREISRRYGAEMVRFSSTGTEATMHSIRIARAFTGRKKVVKFEGHYHGSHDQLLVNVNPPNPKGKTMSSLGIPEETVVNTIVVDWNDIDEVEKVMKEDVAAVIMEPVAMNMGLIPTKEDFLREVVKMSKEVGAVVIFDETKTGGKAYSGASGEFGIKPDLMILGKSITGGFPLSVIGGKREVMEVIGPGKTAHGGTYNANPVSVVSSLVTLKEILTEDAFYHMRRLNRMLVKGYEEIGEDVGIDVSISSWGTSGTVFFSDEVPENYKEFIATDVRRWFSYFFACLEEGVIPMGGFNEQWTLSVSHSEEDVKRHLEAAEAGLKKAKEGGMNFSTDESF, via the coding sequence TTGAAGAGCTATTCTGAAGCGACAGTTGGTTCCTTGAATCTCTTCAACGAGAACAAGAAGGTAATGCCTTACGGGGTGAGCAGTAACTACAGGTTCTTCGAACCGTACCCGCTGTATATAAAGAAAGGTAAAGGGTCGAGAGTGTGGGACGTGGACGGGAACGAGTACGTGGACTACAACTTGGGCTTCGGAGTAATGGAGGTGGGATACGGGAACGAGAGGATAGTGAGGGAAGTGTCTAAAGTGATAGAAGAGGGAACAATACTCGGCTTCGAGTACTACAGGACGGGGGAGTTAGCGAGGGAGATATCGAGGAGGTACGGGGCTGAGATGGTCAGGTTCTCCTCCACGGGGACGGAGGCTACCATGCACTCGATAAGGATTGCGAGGGCTTTCACGGGGAGGAAGAAGGTAGTCAAGTTCGAGGGCCATTACCACGGGAGCCACGACCAGTTACTCGTCAACGTTAACCCGCCTAACCCCAAGGGGAAGACCATGTCTTCCTTAGGCATACCCGAGGAGACAGTCGTGAACACTATAGTGGTAGACTGGAACGATATAGACGAGGTGGAGAAGGTAATGAAAGAGGACGTCGCGGCGGTTATAATGGAACCCGTGGCTATGAACATGGGCCTGATCCCGACCAAGGAGGATTTCTTGAGGGAGGTAGTGAAGATGTCAAAGGAAGTGGGCGCTGTAGTCATCTTCGACGAGACCAAGACGGGAGGGAAGGCCTACTCAGGCGCCTCGGGAGAGTTCGGGATAAAGCCAGACCTGATGATACTTGGAAAGTCAATAACGGGAGGTTTCCCGCTCTCTGTAATAGGGGGGAAGAGGGAGGTCATGGAGGTGATAGGACCGGGTAAGACAGCACACGGGGGGACGTATAACGCCAACCCTGTGTCAGTCGTGTCCTCCTTGGTTACACTGAAGGAAATACTGACTGAGGACGCGTTCTACCACATGCGGAGGCTGAACAGGATGCTGGTCAAGGGATATGAGGAGATAGGAGAGGACGTAGGTATTGACGTGTCGATATCCTCTTGGGGGACCAGCGGGACAGTGTTCTTCTCGGACGAAGTCCCAGAGAACTACAAGGAGTTCATAGCCACGGACGTGAGGAGGTGGTTTTCCTACTTCTTCGCTTGTCTTGAAGAGGGGGTGATACCGATGGGAGGTTTTAACGAACAGTGGACCTTGTCAGTAAGCCACTCGGAGGAGGACGTGAAGAGACATCTGGAGGCAGCTGAGGCGGGACTGAAGAAGGCAAAGGAAGGGGGAATGAACTTCTCCACGGACGAGTCGTTCTGA